Proteins encoded together in one Halalkaliarchaeum sp. AArc-CO window:
- a CDS encoding IS630 family transposase, whose translation MGRLDEVSLEELYELKEEIDQGKPRERVLAAIGRKQGDQLDTLAERHGVVEKTIRNWLDRFEEEPIEQAPYDAPRPGGPAKIEGEERQQLFEQLQQPPTELGYDQQAWSAKLLLHHVKEEYDVEYHENYAYELLREAGLSLRTARPQHHEADPEEKAEFQETVEKNGPN comes from the coding sequence ATGGGTCGGCTCGACGAGGTTTCGCTTGAGGAACTCTACGAACTCAAAGAGGAGATTGATCAGGGAAAGCCGCGAGAACGTGTTCTCGCGGCGATCGGGCGCAAGCAGGGCGACCAACTCGATACGTTGGCTGAGCGGCATGGCGTCGTTGAGAAAACGATCCGCAACTGGCTCGATCGGTTCGAGGAAGAACCGATCGAGCAAGCTCCCTACGACGCTCCTCGACCGGGGGGTCCAGCAAAGATCGAGGGAGAAGAACGCCAACAGCTGTTCGAACAGTTGCAACAGCCGCCAACCGAACTCGGCTACGACCAACAAGCGTGGTCAGCGAAGCTCTTGCTTCATCACGTCAAAGAGGAGTATGACGTCGAATACCACGAGAACTACGCCTACGAGTTGTTGAGAGAGGCCGGGCTGTCCTTGCGGACAGCACGGCCTCAACACCACGAGGCTGACCCCGAGGAGAAGGCCGAGTTCCAGGAGACAGTCGAAAAAAACGGCCCGAACTGA
- a CDS encoding helix-turn-helix domain-containing protein, whose translation MPIQLDSNDENEVPPVRPGTNAHELLSVLLDHPDMGFTPKELAELTTVPHSSVHKTLARLREKGLVRKVDSYWALAEDVAASRVANVVSLQQIEAEYGDDAYGNDDEWAAEVPDLGENA comes from the coding sequence ATGCCGATCCAACTAGACTCGAACGACGAGAACGAGGTGCCGCCGGTTCGACCCGGGACGAACGCCCACGAACTCCTCAGTGTTCTTTTGGACCATCCCGACATGGGGTTCACCCCGAAAGAGTTGGCCGAACTGACCACCGTCCCGCATTCGAGCGTCCACAAGACGCTCGCGCGGCTTCGGGAGAAGGGGCTCGTCCGGAAAGTCGATTCCTACTGGGCGCTCGCCGAGGACGTTGCGGCTTCGCGGGTCGCCAACGTGGTGAGTCTCCAGCAGATCGAGGCGGAGTACGGCGACGACGCATACGGGAACGACGACGAGTGGGCAGCCGAGGTTCCGGATCTCGGCGAAAACGCGTGA
- a CDS encoding aminotransferase class III-fold pyridoxal phosphate-dependent enzyme, giving the protein MDRDTAEPQVDELPGKRAEEWVEYHHEFAAPSTYVYEFVWDRTKPAEGPFCTDVDGNVLLDFTSHVAAAPLGYNNPKIMEPLREFDLVDPLKIAGQDFYVAGGETPGEGIPGPSGLMERLTDATDHYDMDTVFLSNSGAEAVENALKISYDHADGAKYGITFQGAFHGRTLGALSLNRSKEVYRRRFPEISSIHDVPFCQDRDCTAETCSCGFFVDGVSRLREKLHPDRGYINPEEIAYLILEPIQGEGGYRFPSDAFADEIAALTDEYDITLVADEIQSGLGRTGKMWGADHYAIEPDVIASAKALRVGATISRSEVFPGERSRLSSTWGAGDILSSAQGALTFDAIEEYDLLSNARTRGRQFLETMRDADLAGVEDVRGKGLMLAVEFESKQLRDDVHEAAFARGLLTLSCGYKVLRILPPLDVTEREIEIGCDLLQKAVRDVS; this is encoded by the coding sequence ATGGATCGGGACACTGCCGAGCCCCAGGTCGACGAGTTGCCGGGAAAGCGAGCCGAGGAGTGGGTGGAGTACCACCACGAGTTCGCCGCCCCCAGCACGTACGTCTACGAGTTCGTGTGGGACCGCACGAAGCCGGCCGAAGGACCGTTCTGTACCGACGTCGACGGCAACGTCCTCCTGGATTTCACGAGTCACGTCGCCGCCGCCCCCCTCGGGTACAACAATCCGAAAATCATGGAGCCTCTCCGGGAGTTCGATTTGGTTGATCCGCTGAAGATCGCGGGCCAGGACTTCTACGTCGCCGGCGGCGAGACGCCGGGCGAGGGGATCCCCGGCCCCTCGGGGCTGATGGAGCGGCTCACCGACGCCACCGACCACTACGACATGGACACGGTGTTCCTCTCGAACTCCGGGGCGGAGGCGGTCGAAAACGCGCTCAAGATCTCTTACGATCACGCCGACGGCGCGAAGTACGGGATCACCTTCCAGGGTGCCTTCCACGGTCGGACGCTAGGTGCGCTGTCGCTCAACCGATCGAAGGAGGTGTACCGGCGTCGGTTCCCGGAAATCTCGTCGATCCACGACGTTCCGTTCTGTCAGGACCGCGACTGTACGGCCGAGACGTGTTCGTGTGGCTTCTTCGTCGACGGCGTCTCCCGACTTCGCGAGAAGCTTCACCCCGACCGGGGGTATATAAATCCCGAGGAGATCGCGTATCTCATCCTGGAGCCGATCCAGGGAGAGGGCGGCTACCGCTTCCCCAGCGACGCGTTCGCGGACGAGATTGCCGCGCTCACCGACGAGTACGACATCACGCTGGTCGCCGACGAGATTCAGTCGGGGCTGGGCCGCACCGGGAAGATGTGGGGTGCGGATCACTACGCGATCGAACCGGACGTCATCGCGAGCGCGAAGGCGCTGCGAGTCGGCGCGACGATCTCCCGATCGGAGGTGTTCCCCGGCGAACGGAGCCGGCTCTCCTCGACGTGGGGCGCCGGCGACATCCTCTCGTCGGCACAGGGGGCGCTCACGTTCGACGCGATCGAGGAGTACGACCTGCTCTCGAACGCCCGGACGAGGGGCCGACAGTTCCTCGAGACGATGCGGGACGCCGACCTCGCGGGCGTCGAGGACGTCCGCGGAAAGGGGTTAATGCTCGCCGTCGAGTTCGAGTCCAAACAACTGCGCGACGACGTCCACGAGGCCGCGTTCGCGCGGGGACTGTTGACGCTCTCCTGTGGGTACAAGGTGCTCCGGATCCTGCCGCCGCTGGACGTGACGGAACGCGAGATCGAAATCGGGTGTGACCTGCTGCAGAAGGCGGTCCGGGACGTGAGCTAG
- a CDS encoding AIR synthase family protein — protein MTGKLDPETISRLVYGRTGAPAPDLIQGAAFGEDTAAVPIGDEILVINADPCSLAAEHVGTIAVHVACNDVAASGAHPRWLTSTILLPEANAVEKLDRVTAQLDSAAREVGATIVGGHTERSEQLDRPMLAMTAMGLTDRYVATGSAEPGDRLLLTKGAGVEATGIMATDFRAELSGVVDEATIDRAAGFFDWLSVVPDADAVGPFATAMHDPTEGGVLAGLVELALAGEVRCVVSREDILVREETAALGDALGVDPLRTFGSGALLASVPEEAVDEALRAADEAGIEAAEIGRVEGVEDGEDAGVDIDGDLLTEVPRDDMYALWS, from the coding sequence GTGACCGGAAAACTCGACCCCGAGACCATCTCGCGGCTGGTGTACGGACGCACCGGCGCACCCGCGCCCGATCTGATTCAGGGTGCGGCGTTCGGCGAGGACACCGCCGCCGTTCCGATAGGTGACGAGATACTGGTGATCAACGCCGATCCCTGTTCGCTGGCCGCCGAGCACGTCGGCACGATCGCGGTCCACGTCGCCTGCAACGACGTCGCCGCCTCCGGGGCACACCCGCGGTGGCTCACGAGCACGATTCTGCTTCCCGAAGCGAACGCCGTCGAGAAACTCGACCGGGTGACCGCCCAGCTCGATTCGGCGGCCCGGGAGGTCGGCGCCACCATCGTCGGCGGCCACACCGAACGCTCCGAGCAGCTGGATCGCCCCATGCTCGCGATGACTGCCATGGGGTTGACCGACCGCTACGTCGCGACCGGTAGCGCCGAGCCGGGCGACAGGCTCCTGCTTACGAAGGGCGCCGGCGTCGAGGCGACCGGTATCATGGCGACTGACTTCCGGGCTGAGCTTTCGGGGGTCGTCGACGAGGCGACGATCGACCGCGCTGCCGGCTTCTTCGACTGGCTCAGCGTCGTCCCGGACGCCGACGCCGTGGGGCCGTTCGCGACCGCGATGCACGACCCGACAGAAGGCGGTGTGCTGGCGGGGCTCGTCGAACTCGCGCTTGCAGGGGAGGTCCGGTGTGTCGTGTCGCGGGAGGACATCCTCGTCCGGGAGGAGACGGCGGCACTGGGGGACGCGCTCGGGGTCGATCCCCTCCGAACGTTCGGCTCCGGGGCCCTGCTCGCGTCTGTACCCGAAGAGGCCGTCGACGAGGCGCTTCGGGCCGCCGACGAGGCGGGGATCGAGGCCGCCGAGATCGGTCGCGTCGAGGGTGTCGAGGACGGAGAGGACGCCGGCGTCGATATCGACGGCGACCTCCTGACCGAGGTCCCGAGAGACGACATGTACGCGCTGTGGTCGTGA
- a CDS encoding PIN domain-containing protein, with product MAEDPDAFSKGTELVENGEMQWLPTPVVAEAYYGVATARSNTTEQEVRNRILGYPRIDVDEEIARKAGELLAAADDRVGGNAGVGANDGYIAAMADVLDDAVLTDNVEDFEALGATVETY from the coding sequence ATGGCTGAGGACCCGGACGCGTTCTCGAAGGGCACGGAACTCGTCGAGAACGGCGAGATGCAGTGGTTACCGACTCCGGTGGTCGCTGAGGCCTACTACGGCGTCGCCACGGCTCGCAGTAACACCACGGAACAGGAGGTACGCAATCGCATCCTCGGGTACCCCCGCATCGATGTTGACGAAGAGATCGCGCGGAAAGCCGGTGAACTACTCGCGGCGGCAGATGACCGTGTGGGAGGGAACGCCGGCGTCGGGGCGAACGACGGGTACATCGCCGCAATGGCCGATGTCCTTGACGACGCGGTCCTAACGGACAATGTCGAAGACTTCGAGGCTCTCGGTGCGACTGTCGAAACCTATTGA
- a CDS encoding transposase translates to MSEKTVVVVDQFTKHVGTVQRRGWYPIGSDPTIETSTSWESVTVLGAVTDDGDSFYCWTEENLTRFHGIRLLEALKDKFGEELVVFLDRAGYFYARDLWEHVSGKRETETVGDSSVSCVRGDDLEVWYFPSKLPELNAVEGCWDQLQEWFKYRLMPDLLTLKDYIPRGLSAITEPNIWPYLTGKDSN, encoded by the coding sequence CTGAGCGAGAAAACCGTCGTTGTCGTCGATCAATTCACCAAACACGTCGGAACTGTCCAGCGGCGTGGCTGGTACCCAATCGGTTCAGATCCGACGATAGAGACGTCAACGTCCTGGGAGTCGGTGACAGTGCTGGGCGCTGTCACCGACGACGGTGACAGCTTCTACTGCTGGACAGAGGAGAACTTGACCAGATTCCACGGGATTCGGTTGTTAGAGGCATTGAAAGACAAGTTTGGCGAGGAGTTAGTGGTGTTTCTGGATCGAGCGGGCTACTTCTACGCGAGGGATCTCTGGGAACACGTGAGCGGAAAGCGCGAGACCGAAACTGTCGGAGACAGTTCGGTCTCGTGCGTGCGCGGTGACGATCTCGAAGTGTGGTACTTCCCATCGAAACTCCCCGAATTGAACGCTGTCGAAGGGTGCTGGGACCAACTGCAGGAGTGGTTCAAGTACCGCCTTATGCCAGATCTCTTGACGCTGAAAGACTACATTCCGCGAGGACTGAGCGCGATCACCGAACCGAACATCTGGCCGTATCTTACCGGTAAAGATTCGAACTAA
- a CDS encoding S8 family serine peptidase: MAGLSLSFAGQATASDGRAQYIVIPSGNGTARRLEREGFEIRQVLAEGDVLVVHGPEGEGETLRGLGGVQEAARDVRFELEEPARTELVEDHGETGGVKSDWYENLWDKQNSETVAANDIATGEGTQIGIIDTGIDYSHPDLTPNLDEDAGRLFKFGEVLSGEGEDIVVNDPGEDPIQRVDQNVASDVQGHGTHVAGIAAADPEAGFNGFGTGVQGVAPGADLHSYRVFWWEDVSDEDEDPDWNLTTTSADIWNAIEYGAEQGVDAVNLSLGTPPFHPRVHRDEELRTIKLAYELVVRSAVNRGTVVVASAGNADTDLQRQGLFSLPNSTKGAMSISALGPNDKRAFFSNYGTSEIDVGAGGGAYETSLKTLFGIREWVFAGAPLRRSEHPLEEGDEGELWLDEDGNVVFDPEEVAEVIEFESPAWPYPFNLVFSTTSPLNEGAPYGWKAGTSMSAPNTAGLVALVRELDPDANPSQVESYIKKGAESGTGRSDPVLGAGRINALNTVEEIDGSGGGSDSGNGSGNAGGPP; the protein is encoded by the coding sequence GTGGCAGGACTCTCCCTTTCGTTCGCGGGACAGGCGACCGCGAGCGACGGCCGAGCGCAGTACATCGTGATTCCGAGCGGAAACGGCACCGCACGGAGACTGGAACGAGAGGGATTCGAAATCAGGCAGGTACTCGCGGAAGGCGACGTGCTCGTCGTCCACGGTCCCGAAGGCGAGGGGGAAACCCTCCGGGGACTCGGCGGCGTGCAGGAAGCCGCCCGGGACGTGCGGTTCGAACTGGAGGAACCTGCACGGACCGAACTGGTCGAAGATCACGGGGAGACTGGCGGCGTCAAGTCGGACTGGTACGAGAACCTGTGGGACAAACAGAACAGTGAGACGGTGGCAGCGAACGATATCGCGACCGGTGAAGGTACCCAGATCGGAATCATCGACACCGGTATCGATTACTCGCATCCGGATCTCACTCCGAACCTGGATGAAGACGCGGGACGATTGTTCAAGTTTGGAGAGGTGCTGTCCGGAGAAGGTGAAGACATTGTCGTCAACGATCCGGGAGAAGATCCGATCCAGCGCGTCGATCAGAACGTCGCCTCTGACGTGCAGGGCCACGGTACCCACGTCGCCGGAATCGCCGCGGCGGATCCCGAGGCAGGATTCAATGGTTTCGGAACCGGCGTTCAGGGCGTCGCGCCCGGAGCAGACCTCCACTCGTATCGAGTATTCTGGTGGGAGGATGTCAGTGACGAAGACGAGGACCCCGATTGGAACTTGACCACCACGTCGGCAGACATCTGGAATGCGATTGAGTATGGAGCGGAACAAGGTGTCGACGCTGTGAACCTCAGTCTCGGAACACCGCCCTTCCATCCCCGAGTCCATCGAGACGAGGAGCTCAGAACAATAAAACTCGCGTACGAACTGGTCGTTCGCTCGGCCGTCAACCGCGGTACCGTCGTGGTCGCCAGCGCCGGGAACGCCGACACCGACCTCCAGCGACAGGGGCTTTTCTCCCTGCCAAACAGTACCAAAGGGGCGATGAGCATCAGCGCGCTTGGTCCGAACGACAAACGGGCCTTCTTCTCGAACTACGGAACGAGCGAGATCGACGTTGGTGCGGGCGGGGGTGCGTACGAAACGTCGTTGAAGACCCTCTTCGGAATCCGAGAGTGGGTGTTTGCAGGAGCACCGCTCCGGAGAAGCGAACATCCACTCGAGGAAGGGGACGAGGGCGAACTCTGGCTGGACGAGGACGGAAACGTCGTCTTCGATCCGGAGGAAGTCGCAGAAGTCATCGAATTCGAGAGCCCCGCCTGGCCGTATCCGTTCAATCTCGTGTTCTCGACGACGTCGCCACTCAACGAGGGCGCACCGTACGGCTGGAAGGCCGGAACGTCGATGTCGGCGCCGAATACGGCAGGCCTCGTCGCGCTCGTGCGCGAACTCGATCCGGACGCCAACCCCTCGCAAGTCGAGAGCTACATCAAGAAGGGCGCCGAAAGCGGTACCGGGCGGAGCGATCCCGTTCTCGGTGCTGGACGGATAAACGCGCTCAACACGGTCGAAGAAATAGACGGGTCAGGAGGCGGTAGCGACAGTGGAAATGGTTCCGGAAACGCCGGCGGACCGCCATAA
- a CDS encoding LamG-like jellyroll fold domain-containing protein, whose amino-acid sequence MKRRNILAALGTLSAGGAFTVGSGAFSSVSAERGITVNVADDTDAFLRLAPCTGSPNGKYVDNTDGLLTIDLSAGNENDPPGGSGVNPEALSVFHNVFEIGNQGTQDVCVDFEVDVPPIPDDADVPDRYEFDTGDPAVVFYRGSSRDDYVINNRLDTDRDGAISLPLQNGSSECIGFEVRAFGFDSGEDLFEEVDLTIRADADADCQLADGTDPSDPTPTNPLAHWPFDDGDIETDPVIDASGNGNNGSVENPDGASSAEGVDGIEGNAAEFGGDGAYVKCDPLEIEDGLTVSAWVYPEQKSESYDFPENLGVVSQYPGSSQDKTWIFEIDSDLSGTRFWDGTGGGNWLHDETEVPEEEWTHVAAVWEQNERREIYVNGELRASDEAALDENMDVDNIQTRIGYTGDNNRYFQGRLDEVRVYNRDLTATEIRNLADEYDP is encoded by the coding sequence ATGAAACGACGCAACATCCTGGCCGCGCTCGGTACACTGAGTGCAGGCGGCGCCTTCACTGTCGGCTCCGGCGCATTCTCGAGTGTCAGCGCTGAACGAGGCATTACGGTCAACGTCGCTGACGACACAGATGCGTTCCTTCGTCTGGCACCCTGTACCGGTTCGCCCAACGGCAAATACGTCGACAACACCGATGGGCTATTGACTATCGACCTCTCCGCCGGAAACGAGAACGATCCACCTGGCGGGAGCGGTGTCAACCCGGAAGCGCTGTCGGTATTCCACAACGTCTTCGAGATCGGAAATCAGGGCACACAGGACGTATGCGTTGATTTCGAAGTCGACGTCCCACCGATTCCGGACGACGCCGACGTGCCGGATCGCTACGAGTTCGATACCGGTGACCCGGCTGTCGTCTTCTATCGGGGATCCAGCCGGGATGACTACGTCATCAATAACCGACTGGATACCGACCGCGACGGCGCAATCAGTCTCCCCCTCCAGAATGGCAGCTCCGAATGTATTGGGTTCGAGGTTCGTGCATTCGGCTTCGACTCCGGAGAGGATCTATTCGAGGAGGTCGATCTGACGATCCGTGCAGACGCCGATGCCGACTGCCAGCTTGCCGATGGTACTGATCCTTCCGATCCGACGCCGACGAACCCGCTCGCTCACTGGCCGTTCGACGACGGAGACATCGAAACCGACCCGGTCATCGACGCGAGCGGAAACGGGAATAATGGGTCCGTCGAAAACCCCGATGGCGCGAGCAGTGCAGAAGGCGTCGACGGAATTGAGGGCAATGCGGCCGAATTCGGCGGGGACGGCGCTTACGTGAAATGCGACCCTCTCGAAATCGAAGATGGCCTCACCGTCTCAGCATGGGTCTATCCCGAACAAAAGTCGGAAAGTTACGACTTTCCCGAAAATCTGGGTGTCGTATCACAATATCCGGGTAGCTCACAGGACAAGACCTGGATCTTCGAGATTGATTCGGACCTCTCCGGAACTCGATTCTGGGACGGAACCGGTGGCGGAAACTGGCTACACGATGAGACAGAGGTACCCGAAGAGGAGTGGACTCATGTCGCCGCGGTCTGGGAGCAAAACGAACGACGAGAAATCTACGTCAACGGTGAACTACGAGCCTCGGACGAGGCGGCGCTAGACGAGAACATGGACGTCGACAATATTCAGACTCGTATCGGGTACACCGGCGATAACAATCGATATTTCCAGGGACGTCTTGATGAGGTACGCGTCTACAATCGAGATCTCACGGCCACAGAGATACGGAATCTGGCTGATGAGTACGATCCCTGA
- a CDS encoding DUF3368 domain-containing protein: protein MSDADVVVLVCADARDAGAVVDQDVGRSVAEVEGIETRGTAFLVLSAVKEGTIAPEAERETIDAMVDRGWYLAPDLYARVVRKLESFE, encoded by the coding sequence TTGAGCGACGCCGACGTCGTAGTCCTCGTCTGTGCGGACGCACGCGACGCCGGCGCCGTCGTGGACCAGGACGTCGGCCGATCCGTCGCCGAAGTAGAGGGGATCGAGACGCGCGGGACCGCCTTTCTCGTGCTCTCGGCCGTGAAAGAGGGTACAATCGCTCCCGAAGCGGAGCGGGAGACGATCGACGCGATGGTCGACCGCGGGTGGTACCTCGCCCCAGACCTGTACGCGAGAGTCGTCCGGAAACTGGAGTCGTTCGAATAG